In a genomic window of Amblyomma americanum isolate KBUSLIRL-KWMA chromosome 4, ASM5285725v1, whole genome shotgun sequence:
- the LOC144129284 gene encoding eukaryotic translation initiation factor 4 gamma 2-like → MYASLCRELCDESPNFEPPPSSSASSQTTTFRRLLLTKCQDEFENRRRASEAYDRRHGPLSPEEQEQRLVAKHKMLGNIKFIGELGKQGLLQESILHQCVQQLLLGPARGGDWQDLECLCQILVTVGRRLDTARARPLMDQYFERMRVLAQSPELPARIRFLLRDVIELRANRWVPRRGAGSDHGPRTLQQIRDEASRDLGIYCGPRMSHANRGASLGGGMDDVFAPLPMASLGTGPGVIPSGGDRFFPPYRAGNNASARTPLNSSGGGFLGSGGGGNFYNGRNSQPPPPQQFGRGQRGGEHLPPRFLKKQSPGSADEISLRPAQNSIVLKPKTPLSFSKTNTGSTGSAPLGPHPLAKQAMKEPPIVIKQVVQDKNRANRSAPEREKGATREEVIARVDELLASLKLTNGTEHQQQQGTTTNNTTNNNGTATPTSDNGLPDEAGRAFEALKIPRKFLSEALAHAMLATLDKPQAELLPQMALAYKKDGGAAYLEALQEVFGRMSALEAEMPLVKSMVAGHVARGVAKGLVSLSELAQALPQGQHYPLFLLVLQQLSRTQGRAWLTQGLAQAKVDLESVLPEGNRGPERLAEVLEDRGLGFLLPRLQGDLWRQLKADPSPTALYRWLRDSVDPQQQTQPSFVHALVTCLLRYILGQTTMPQLLNQGNTDSTDNNESAAQQQQQQNNAVVPERAQLDKERELLERYQPLLRAFLGERPALQLAALYALQTLWHSLGFPKGMLLRWFVLLYDQEIVEEEAFLKWKEDVNDDYPGKGKALFQVNQWLTWLEEAEEEEEEDDEDCSDEGDN, encoded by the exons ATGTACGCGTCCCTCTGTCGGGAACTGTGCGACGAGTCACCCAACTTTGAGCCGCCCCcgagcagcagcgccagcagccaGACGACCACCTTCCGCCGCCTGCTGCTGACCAAGTGCCAGGACGAGTTTGAGAACCGCAGGCGCGCCAGTGAGGCGTACGACCGCCGCCATGGCCCCCTGTCCCCGGAGGAGCAAGAGCAACGGCTGGTTGCCAAGCACAAAATGCTGGGCAACATCAAGTTCATCGGCGAGCTGGGCAAGCAGGGCTTGCTGCAGGAGTCCATTTTGCACCAGTgcgtgcagcagctgctgctcggCCCGGCGCGGGGGGGTGACTGGCAGGACCTGGAGTGCCTCTGCCAGATCCTGGTCACAGTGGGCCGCCGGCTGGACACCGCCCGGGCCCGGCCCCTCATGGACCAGTACTTCGAGCGCATGCGTGTGCTTGCCCAGTCGCCAGAGCTGCCTGCCCGCATCCGTTTCCTACTGCGCGATGTCATTGAGCTACGAGCCAACCGCTGGGTGCCTCGGCGGGGCGCCGGTTCCGACCATGGGCCCCGCACTCTGCAGCAGATCCGCGACGAGGCATCGCGCGACCTGGGCATCTACTGCGGCCCCCGGATGAGCCACGCCAACCGGGGCGCTTCCCTTGGGGGAGGCATGGACGACGTGTTTGCCCCGCTGCCAATGGCCAGCTTGGGCACGGGGCCTGGGGTCATCCCATCGGGAGGAGACCGGTTCTTCCCTCCCTACCGCGCGGGCAACAACGCCTCTGCTCGCACACCCCTCAACTCCTCTGGAGGTG GATTCCTGGGTAGTGGTGGTGGCGGCAACTTTTACAACGGCCGCAACAGCCAGCCCCCACCACCGCAGCAGTTTGGCCGTGGCCAGCGAGGCGGGGAACACTTGCCCCCACGCTTCCTTAAGAAGCAGAGCCCTGGCAGCGCAGATGAGATCTCCCTGCGGCCGGCCCAGAACTCCATAGTGCTCAAGCCCAAGACTCCACTGAGCTTCTCCAAGACCAACACTGGCTCAACGGGCAGTGCGCCCCTGGGACCACATCCTCTTGCCAAGCAAGCCATGAAGGAA CCCCCGATCGTGATCAAGCAAGTGGTGCAAGACAAGAATCGTGCCAATCGAAGTGCTCCCGAGCGCGAGAAGGGGGCCACCCGTGAGGAGGTGATAGCACGGGTGGATGAGCTTCTCGCCTCCCTGAAATTGACCAACGGCAcagagcaccagcagcagcaaggcaccaccaccaacaacacaACCAACAACAACGGCACCGCCACTCCCACCAGCGACAATGGGCTGCCGGATGAAGCGGGCCGAGCGTTCGAGGCGCTCAAGATCCCACGAAAATTTCTTTCGGAGGCACTGGCACATGCCATGCTGGCCACCCTTGACAAGCCCCAAGCTGAGCTGCTGCCCCAGATGGCTCTGGCCTACAAGAAGGATGGTGGAGCAGCGTACCTCGAAGCCCTGCAG GAGGTGTTTGGGCGCATGTCTGCACTGGAGGCTGAGATGCCCCTGGTGAAGAGCATGGTGGCGGGGCACGTAGCCCGTGGTGTGGCCAAGGGCCTGGTGTCCCTCTCGGAGCTGGCGCAGGCCCTGCCTCAGGGGCAGCACTACCCGCTCTTTCTGCTCGTGCTGCAACAGCTGTCCCGCACCCAGGGGCGCGCCTGGCTCACCCAGGGGCTGGCACAGGCCAAG GTGGACCTTGAGTCTGTGCTGCCTGAGGGAAACCGTGGACCAGAGCGGTTGGCTGAGGTCTTAGAAGACCGGGGCCTGGGCTTCCTGCTGCCTCGACTGCAGGGTGACCTGTGGCGGCAGCTTAAGGCAGACCCCAGCCCGACAGCTTTGTACCGCTGGCTGCGGGACTCTGTTGACCCCCAGCAGCAGACACAGCCGTCATTTGTGCACGCCCTGGTCACCTGCCTGCTGAGGTACATCCTGGGGCAGACTACCATGCCTCAGCTGCTCAACCAGGGCAACACTGACTCCACTGACAATAACGAG AGTGCcgcgcaacagcagcagcagcagaacaatgCAGTGGTCCCTGAGCGTGCACAGCTGGACAAGGAGCGGGAGCTGCTGGAGCGGTACCAGCCCTTGCTGCGAGCCTTCCTgggtgagcggcctgccctgcagCTGGCTGCCCTGTATGCTCTGCAGACTCTGTGGCACTCCCTGGGCTTCCCCAAGGGCATGCTGCTGCGCTGGTTTGTGCTGCTGTATGACCAGGAGATCGTTGAGGAGGAGGCTTTCCTGAAGTGGAAGGAGGACGTCAACGACGACTACCCTGGCAAGGGAAAGGCCCTCTTTCAG
- the RpLP0 gene encoding ribosomal protein LP0, translating to MVREDKTTWKSNYFLRLVQLLDEFPKCFIVGVDNVGSKQMQTIRVSLRKHAVLLMGKNTMIRKAIRGHLDNNPALEKLLPHIKGNVGFVFTKEDLTEVREKIIENKVKAPARAGALAPLDVMIPAQNTGLGPEKTSFFQALQIPTKISKGTIEILNEIHLIKKDDRVGASEATLLNMLNISPFSYGLKILQVYDSGTVFSPDILDITPEDLRSAFVEGVRNVASVSLAIGYPTVASAPHSIVNGLKNLIAIAVETDITFKEAEMAKEYLKDPSKFAAAAAPAAGGGAAAAKPEEAKKEEAKKEESEEEDDDMGFGLFD from the exons ATGGTCAGGGAGGATAAGACGACGTGGAAGAGCAACTACTTCCTGCGGCTGGTGCAGCTGCTCGACGAGTTCCCCAAGTGTTTCATCGTGGGCGTCGACAATGTCGGGTCCAAGCAGATGCAGACCATCCGTGTGTCGCTGCGCAAGCACGCCGTACTCCTCATGGGCAAGAACACCATGATCCGCAAGGCCATTCGGGGGCACCTGGACAACAACCCGGCCCTGGAGAAGCTGCTGCCCCACATCAAGGGAAACGTTGGCTTTGTCTTCACCAAGGAGGACCTGACTGAGGTGCGCGAGAAGATCATTGAGAACAAGGTGAAGGCACCCGCCCGTGCTGGTGCACTCGCCCCCCTGGATGTCATGATCCCGGCCCAGAACACTGGCCTTGGCCCCGAGAAGACTTCCTTCTTCCAAGCCCTGCAGATTCCCACCAAGATCTCGAAGGGTACCATTGAAATCTTGAACGAGATTCATCTGATCAAAAAGGATGACAGGGTCGGTGCTTCTGAGGCCACACTGCTGAACATGTTGAACATCTCTCCCTTCTCATATGGCCTCAAGATCCTCCAG GTGTACGACTCTGGCACCGTGTTCTCCCCGGACATCTTGGACATCACCCCAGAGGACCTGCGGTCTGCATTTGTTGAAGGTGTCCGCAATGTCGCCTCCGTGTCTTTGGCCATTGGATACCCGACCGTTGCATCGGCCCCACACTCCATTGTCAATGGTCTCAAGAACCTCATTGCCATTGCTGTGGAGACGGACATCACTTTCAAGGAAGCAGAAATG GCCAAGGAATATCTGAAGGACCCGTCGAagtttgctgctgccgctgccccAGCCGCAGGAGGTGGGGCAGCCGCGGCCAAGCCGGAGGAAGCGAAGAAGGAAGAAGCCAAGAAGGAGGAATCCGAAGAGGAGGACGACGACATGGGCTTCGGACTCTTCGACTAA
- the gkt gene encoding tyrosyl-DNA phosphodiesterase glaikit, which translates to MIDSDTTIDSDELESLQKRRGTGYHIPRKRKKIAERPVKVHEISDSGSDTDCENVLSKPVGGSGSDSRTLLTGTGNADKPSDTGKRPSAQKETTKLKLEVGTVTTGCEKVRRESKTITAAAAGVVAADDRPVCKYGPDCYRKNPEHMRAYRHDAEKPKVLPYNDALLRLYYTTVTGIPSRYNNARIARSIRDLLSPEMGHLVRSAQFNYCFDIPWLTEQYPPEFRNLPLLIVHGEQREAKKELEASAADFKNVSFAQAKLEIVYGTHHTKMMLLLYKEGLRVIIHTANLVASDWAQKTQAIWVSPVCPTLSSDSKGGDSETGFRADLLSYLSAYGDARINEWCHYIRAHDFSAVKVFLVGSVPGRHTGPRKSSFGHLRLRTLLNQHGPSRDLVSGHWPLVAQFSSIGSLGASSQAWLTGEFLSSLSATKSSAAIPESVPLKLVFPSVDDVRCSLEGYPAGASIPYSIVTASKQRWLDTYFHRWKSERLGRTAASPHIKTYTRLSPSGKQAAWFLVTSSNLSKAAWGAFEKNGSQLMIRSYELGVLFFPANFGRATTFVVSDESCSNAALYLPLPYDLPLVPYSRDDAPWTWDSQHRELPDRFGNMWCPPVGRRGR; encoded by the exons ATGATCGACTCCGATACTACGATCGACTCGGATGAATTAGAGTCCCTGCAAAAGCGCCGTGGCACTGGCTACCACATTCCGCGCAAGCGGAAAAAGATCGCAGAGCGGCCTGTCAAAGTACACGAAATATCGGACTCTGGCAGCGATACCGACTGCGAAAACGTGCTAAGCAAGCCCGTCGGCGGCTCAGGGTCCGACTCCAGGACGCTTCTGACAGGCACTGGTAATGCAGACAAGCCATCCGACACGGGCAAGCGCCCGTCTGCTCAGAAAGAGACAACAAAGCTAAAACTTGAGGTCGGAACTGTAACCACAGGATGCGAAAAAGTGAGGCGCGAAAGCAAGAcgatcacagcagcagcagcaggcgtcGTCGCTGCAGACGATCGGCCAGTGTGCAAATATGGGCCCGACTGTTATCGCAAAAACCCCGAGCACATGCGTGCGTATCGACACGACGCTGAAAAGCCAAAGGTCCTGCCTTACAACGATGCCTTGTTGAGGCTGTACTACACGACTGTGACAGGAATTCCATCCCGGTACAATAACGCTCGTATCGCGCGGTCCATACGAGATCTGTTGTCACCCGAGATGGGTCATCTGGTGCGCTCGGCGCAGTTCAATTACTGCTTCGACATTCCCTGGTTAACGGAGCAGTATCCGCCCGAGTTTCGAAACCTGCCCCTTCTCATCGTGCACGGCGAACAGCGCGAAGCCAAAAAGGAACTGGAGGCATCGGCGGCCGATTTCAAGAACGTCTCTTTCGCGCAGGCAAAACTGGAAATCGTATACGGCACGCACCACACCAAGATGATGCTGCTTCTCTACAAAGAAGGGCTGCGAGTTATCATCCACACAGCCAATCTGGTCGCGTCGGACTGGGCTCAGAAAACACAGGCCATCTGGGTCAGCCCTGTCTGCCCCACCCTTTCATCGGACTCGAAGGGTGGCGACTCAGAAACTGGGTTCAGGGCCGACCTCCTCTCCTACCTGTCAGCGTACGGCGATGCTCGCATAAATGAATGGTGCCACTACATTCGCGCCCACGACTTTTCAGCAGTCAAGGTTTTTCTTGTTGG GTCCGTGCCAGGAAGACACACAGGGCCAAGAAAGTCATCCTTTGGCCATCTGAGACTTCGTACCTTACTTAATCAGCATGGGCCTAGCAGGGACCTGGTGTCTGGTCACTGGCCCCTGGTGGCCCAGTTCTCTAGCATTGGCTCCCTGGGTGCAAGTTCTCAGGCTTGGTTGACAGGGGAGTTCCTTTCTAGCCTCTCAGCAACCAAGAGTTCTGCAGCTATTCCAGAGTCAGTGCCCCTGAAACTTGTGTTTCCTTCAGTTGACGATGTTCGCTGCAGCCTTGAGGGCTATCCTGCGGGTGCCTCAATTCCATACAGCATAGTCACAGCCAGTAAGCAGCGATGGCTGGACACGTACTTTCACCGGTGGAAGAGTGAACGCCTGGGCCGCACTGCTGCATCTCCTCACATTAAGACGTACACACGACTGTCACCTAGTGGCAAGCAGGCAGCATGGTTCCTTGTAACTAGTTCAAACCTTTCAAAAGCTGCGTGGGGTGCATTCGAGAAGAATGGAAGCCAGCTGATGATACGCTCTTATGAATTGGGAGTGCTGTTTTTCCCTGCAAACTTTGGACGGGCGACAACTTTTGTTGTGTCGGACGAGTCTTGCAGTAATGCTGCCTTGTATCTGCCACTTCCGTACGATCTGCCTTTGGTCCCATACTCTAGAGATGATGCACCTTGGACTTGGGATAGCCAGCATCGTGAACTGCCAGATAGGTTTGGGAACATGTGGTGTCCCCCTGTGGGCAGGCGCGGTCGATAG